The Anguilla anguilla isolate fAngAng1 chromosome 2, fAngAng1.pri, whole genome shotgun sequence genome contains the following window.
GGAAAACCTCATTGCAATTGGGACCTGACATTCACCCAGTTATGACCTCACAATGATAACACAATGTgataatgacatcacaaggaAAAGGCACTTAACAGGGAGGTGAGGCAGGCTGTACCTGTGCCAGCTGTGTTCTATGGAAGTGCACAGCACTGAGAATGGCATGGCTCTCCACTCATCTGACACAGACAATTTTAGCAAACACCAGGGCACATAAATACTAGTTTTGCTAAATCCAAATTAGGATGTGATCTAAACCTTACATTGCAAAGGAATCGAGTAACATCACATAATAACATTGTGAATATAGACtgccccccccgaccccaaaaaaaaacgcacacacatccaaGGAGGAACTCGCACCTGTTTGTAGAGGAGACAACGCATGATGAGTACCAGCGCCCCCTGTAGGCAGTTAAAGATGGAGAAGAGGTAAGAGGCGACCGGCGTGTTCCCCTCGAACTGGAAGCAGCCAGAAATCCACATGGTTCCCAGCACGCACAGCTGGGCGATGGCAGTGACTGTGAACgtcctgcagggggagacagaggcacACGATTGCACCCTTTGCAAGAGCCGTTCACACGAGCACAGCTTTACAAACACCAACActcagccttaacatcacaaacacacagccttaacatcacaaacaacacacaaccttaacatcacaaacaacactcagccttaacatcacaaacaacacacagccttaacatcacaaacaacactcagccttaacatcacaaacaacactcagccttaacatcacaaacacacaaccttaacatcacaaacacacaaccttaacatcacaaacaacacacagccttaacatcacaaacaacactcagccttaacatcacaaacaacacacggccttaacatcacaaacaacacacaaccttaacatcacaaaaaacacacggccttaacatcacaaacaacacacagccttaacatcacaaacaacacacaaccttaacatcacaaacaacactcagccttaacatcacaaacaacactcagccttaacatcacaaacaacacacaaccttaacgtcacaaaaaacacacggccttaacatcacaaacaaacacttctagctggtcatagctggttAAGCTGGCAGAGTACACTGGCGGTCAGACTGACTATAAAAACTGGTCAGCTGGTCAACAGCCGGTCGACTGGCTAAAAGCGTCGCAAAGAGCTTGACCGGCgtaggctggtttaagctggaatTTTCTGCAGGGTATGAGGACAGTGGACACCATGCACAGGAAGacagttcagtgttaaatcagctctggcAGAATGCAGGTAAACCCGGCTGGGCCCAGGTGTGCTCTGACAGAGCGAAATCAAACGGCGGACATTCTCCAGCGAGGACTCGAGCTGCGGCCGCACGCTGAGGAGACGCTCCATCGCAGCtctgcgcagctctgcgcagctctgcgcagCTCTGCGGTCGCGCAGCCCGAGGAGAGGAAGACGACCTCGCGCACTCTGCCCCGGAGAGAGGGGAAACGGGCGAGCGCACGCCCCAAGCCGCACGTATGTCTGGCGACGGGCTAAAATGTGAGGGAGTTCTGCTGGGGCGAATCAAGGCGATCCTGCAGGGGTTGAGTGAGTCAACTGTGTAGGACCCCCACCTGAATAAAGCGTATGCACTGCAGCAAGAGCTGACCTGGgtcacacgcgcatgcacagacacacacacaggcacacacatacacacacacaggcacgtacacacacacacatgcacacacacacacacacaggcacatacacacacacacaaacgcacgcacaaatgcatgcacacaggcacacacacacacacacacacacacaaatgcatgcacacaggcacacacacacacacacacacacaaacgtgtgcacacacacataaacacacacacaaactcacgtacacacacacacacacacacacacactcacttgatCTTGCGCAGGGTACACATGTCTGAATTGAGGCAGTAGAATTTCTGGGCCAGCTTCCACACAGTGACGACGAAGAACATGccgttgatgatgatgatgatgcagacGGGTCCAAAGAATCTCCAGATGAACCCATTCTCCAGGTTCAGCCAGCAGCTGCACACGTTATCATTACATCACCAGTAAGATATTATgcttttgtaataataataataaatttattttatatagcgcttttcatgaactcaaagacgcATTTCTTACTTTCTAATATGACACTTGTCTTCTTGTCAAGTTTAACTAccatataatttaattatttaaatacatttctgtattattgcttaattgtacttgtccctttaaaataaaattagtagtagtaattgtactagtagtagcagcagtagtagcagcgcttgcagtagtagtactagtagtagtaacaatagtattagcagtagtaataatagtaatagtatcagtagtaatagtagtagtagtagttgtagtagcagtagcagtaatagttgtagtagtagcaatagtagttgtagtagcagtTCTAGTAGTAGTAAtcgtagtagtagcagcagtaatagcagtagtagtagtgttagtagtaatagtagtagtagtagtagtagcaataatagcagtagtagtaatagtagcagtagcagtggtagcagtagcagcagtagtagtagcagtagcagtagcagtagcagtagtagtagtagtagtagtagcagcagtagcagcagtagtagtagtagcagcaatagtagtagtagtaatagtagtagtagcagcagtagtagtagtaatagtagtagtagtagtagcagtagcagcagtagtagtagtagtagtagtagcagtagtagtagtagcagtagcagcagtagtaatagtagtagtagtagcagcaatagtagtagtagtagtagtagtaggtgtagtagttgtagtaggtgTAGTTGTAATTGCAGTAGCAGTATTTGTGGTAGCACTAGTAGGAGCAGCACTTGTAATGGCAGAGTAGGCTGGGCATTCCTTACTGCCTGTCTGTGCCGTATCCCTGGGCGCTGGCGGTAACGATCACCGCGGGAACGACGTATCCGATGGTGATCGTGACGATCGGCCGCAGTGTGGTGTTGAACACCAGAACCACCATGCAGTACAGCTGAACCCCCTCCAGCAACGTCCAGCAGAACGCTGCCAGGAAGAAGTAATGCAGGACCCCTGCCACAATCCCACAGCCCAcctgaggagggggggcacCATGATAAAGAGTCAGAGGGAAATGACATGTTTACtcacaagaagaaaaacaagaagccTCCATTTTTAAGCCAAgagtgcagaaacacacacacacacacgcacgcacacataaatgTTTCTCCATGTTTGGTCCTCAGAAATATAAGaagacgcacacaaacacacacgtgcgcgcttacacacacacatgcatacacagacacgcacggaCGAGGAAGatacacaaaaatacagacacacacacacagtgcaagcCTTTTCTCTATGAAACGGAAATCAATCACAGTTCACTAGCATCCATATGAGCGAATGGTCATCCAACACGTAGCCCGACACAGAGactgccagacagacagacagagacagacggaGAAGACACTGACCTTGTCCTCAGTGCGGGAGATGCCAGCGAGGAAGACCAGGTCGGCGATGAAGAGGCAGATGCACAGGTGGATGTGGATGAAGTTGAGAGTTCCTTGAATGGACCGGCAAAAGGGGAAGGTAACGATGCACAGCAGGAGGCACACCAGAGACACCGACAGCCCCACCCAGGTGATCACCTGCAGCTGGAACGTATCCTGGCAACGGAAAAACCAAACTAAAAGCCAAACTATAAACTTACTTACTTATGTACACAACATGCCTACCAGCTTTTTtcgaactttttttttttttacggtgttagacactatctagtctgtaggtaataaGAGCATTAATTTAGTCAGGAGAAttgtgagcattgttgggctgaatggcctgttctcatcattatgtgaTGTtacatgttatgttatgtcaggTGTGTACAGTAAATGAGACCCCTACCTGGTCAGGTGAACCTGAGGTTTTGTACAGGTCACTCTTCAGCTCtgtgggagggacagaggacAATGAAGATGGTGTGTTCAGCCATGATCTGATTCCCCACCTCTctaaaaccagcatgcacaagAGACACCTGCACTGAATTGTGGGTACTACATAATCAGCCAATCCGGGCACAGGTTCACAGGTTATTTCTAACCTGTATCAGAAATAGTGACTCTTCAGATTCTCTAACTGTGA
Protein-coding sequences here:
- the LOC118220414 gene encoding adhesion G protein-coupled receptor E5-like; amino-acid sequence: MRPPLISLCQSTPGPSRVHLHSARADLTLNCLPVHGFNTNGSYYCQCNPGFHVNSESRTFTGIDGVCRDINECLGTPNICGPKASCQNTAGSYNCTCSEGYISSNGQRVFHNATGVTCAELKSDLYKTSGSPDQDTFQLQVITWVGLSVSLVCLLLCIVTFPFCRSIQGTLNFIHIHLCICLFIADLVFLAGISRTEDKVGCGIVAGVLHYFFLAAFCWTLLEGVQLYCMVVLVFNTTLRPIVTITIGYVVPAVIVTASAQGYGTDRHCWLNLENGFIWRFFGPVCIIIIINGMFFVVTVWKLAQKFYCLNSDMCTLRKIKTFTVTAIAQLCVLGTMWISGCFQFEGNTPVASYLFSIFNCLQGALVLIMRCLLYKQVREKHARFLPCIRKDLSANESSSEPVQALRTLESD